In one Arachis duranensis cultivar V14167 chromosome 9, aradu.V14167.gnm2.J7QH, whole genome shotgun sequence genomic region, the following are encoded:
- the LOC107466683 gene encoding uncharacterized mitochondrial protein AtMg00810-like yields the protein MCCFLGYGTEHKGYRCWDPLSKRIRISRHVVFWEHHMFYLESPSTASCSSAFSISRTFEMKDLGSLSYFLGLEVISTNDGINLSQAKYASDLLARAGITDSHIESTPLEPNLVGGLVYLTVTRPDIAYPVHVLSQFLSAPRTTHYAAVLRILRYIKGTLFHGLYFSAHSSLSLQAYSDADWAGDPTDRRSTTGYCLFLGNALISWHAKKQTFTARSSTETEYRALADTTAEVISIRWLLEDLGAHQSSPTDVFCDNRSAIQIAHNDVFHERTKHIEIDCHFIWQRILIDAVRIIVVGTLDQTADIFTKAHHPTRFRTLLSKLKMVSLAPT from the exons ATGTGTTGTTTCCTTGGTTATGGCACTGAACACAAGGGCTATCGTTGTTGGGATCCTCTCTCTAAGCGTATTCGTATATCTCGTCATGTTGTCTTCTGGGAGCATCACAT GTTCTATCTCGAGTCACCCTCCACAGCCTCCTGTTCTTCCGCCTTCTCCATCTCCCGAacttttgagatgaaagatcttggttctCTCAGCTATTTCCTTGGTCTAGAAGTCATATCCACCAATGATGGCATCAATCTCTCTCAAGCTAAATATGCTTCAGATCTTCTTGCTCGAGCCGGAATTACAGATAGTCACATTGAGTCTACTCCTCTTGAGCCTAAT CTAGTTGGAGGACTCGTCTACTTAACTGTCACCCGACCAGACATCGCCTATCCAGTTCATGTCCTTAGCCAGTTCTTGTCAGCTCCTCGTACTACTCACTATGCAGCAGTTCTTCGCATTCTTCGCTACATCAAGGGCACTCTATTTCATGGCCTTTATTTTTCTGCCCATTCCTCTTTGTCCCTTCAGGCATACTCCGATGCTGATTGGGCTGGTGATCCCACTGATCGTCGTTCTACTACTGGTTACTGTTTGTTTCTTGGCAACGCTCTCATTTCTTGGCATGCTAAGAAGCAAACATTTACTGCTAGATCGAGCACAGAAACTGAGTACCGTGCCCTCGCTGACACTACTGCTGAAGTTATCTCGATTCGTTGGCTTCTCGAAGATTTAGGTGCTCATCAGTCGTCCCCTACTGATGTTTTTTGTGACAACCGCAGTGCTATTCAGATTGCCCATAATGATGTCTTTCATGAACGCACCAAACACATTGAGATTGATTGTCACTTTATTTGGCAACGTATCCTTATTGATGCTGTTCGTATCATTGTTGTTGGAACACTAGATCAGACTGCTGATATCTTCACAAAAGCTCATCACCCGACTCGTTTCCGGACTTTGTTATCCAAACTCAAGATGGTATCCTTAGctcccacttga
- the LOC107466682 gene encoding uncharacterized protein LOC107466682, whose amino-acid sequence MPQAANQPNCLTYSSKETEPGQVQESILFRRNSKARRSRIHPRSSFHQTTIQCCYGKEGLRYQHHGHLKKAGAPDFTLQMLQVRYPDLNANFELKTALFNLLSKFHGLPAQDPFRHLRDFQGVCSTTRREGFDEVSIWVFAFPFSLEERAKEWFYTLPDDVVTNWVLLRREFLDKFFPLEVIDRLRKEISCIIQGDLETLYEYWEHFRKLLNSCPHHMINDLVLISYFCQGMKPQDKILLDASSNGSLTKYKMAEEAWQLIADLAESTQHARQRNNHPRAINEVSSNEHALTKTLGEMTTILKQIHLNQQQPPPQQQYQMVALQRACGVCACNSHYTMNVRNSKRTIPWQPPMLTSTIPIKAPINKGVIITKGGKTKVGKAIPIKGGEIVQIKEETTRQRELQTTLHSTLPALTSTLQELISRMAPPSTNNKSTFQPSSSSSLPSQPLPNPKGSINAISLKSDTKLQESSSKESKAKEAILDEDIVEVEDVDDEKEVQELVEEEVAQTRESGPKEEDALKEAMPIPFPALAKRTKKQVQLNPKMVDIFKKVEVTIPLFYAIRQVPKYAKFLKDLCLNKEKINELETIPLGSSISALMGAIPEKCGDPDPCLVSCTIDDVEFVDSMCDLGACMSIITLSIYNELDLPPLKRSAARFVLADKSIISVASIAENVLVSIKRLTLPIDFYILEMPSNDSGKPSSIILGRPFLKTSRFKLDAFSGTYSFEIDGRMCVLLEEDEKIGPEEVNTDVDFIQPPKFDVFDNEEGLEEVDEGWLQNVEVDFTQPPKFDLIDGEEVVDNQAMKVLMQECRRTNSPQEQFE is encoded by the exons ATGCCACAAGCTGCAAATCAACCCAACTGTCTGACCTATAGCTCAAAAGAAACGGAACCTGGGCAAGTACAAGAAAGCATCCTCTTTAGAAGAAACTCAAAAGCTCGTCGTAGCAGAATTCATCCGAGAAGTTCGTTTCACCAAACGACTATCCAATGTTGTTATGGTAAGGAAGGCCTCAG ATACCAACACCATGGCCATCTCAAGAAGGCGGGTGCTCCGGACTTCACTCTCCAAATGCTTCAAGTGCGTTATCCAGACTTGAATgctaattttgagctaaagaccGCCTTGTTCAATCTACTCTCCAAGTTCCATGGTCTACCCGCTCAAGACCCTTTTAGACATCTTAGGGACTTTCAAGGTGTATGCTCAACCACTAGGAGAGAGGGCTTCGATGAAGTTTCTATTTGGGTGTTTGCctttccattctctcttgaggaaAGGGCAAAAGAGTGGTTTTATACCCTACCCGATGATGTTGTCACCAATTGGGTTTTGCTTCGAAGGGAATTTCTAGACAAATTCTTCCCTCTGGAGGTGATCGATAGGTTGAGAAAAGAAATCTCATGCATCATTCAAGGTGATTTGGAAACTCTTTATGAGTATTGGGAGCATTTTAGGAAGCTCCTTAATTCATGTCCTCATCACATGATTAACGATTTGGTGTTGATTAGTTACTTTTGCCAAGGCATGAAGCCACAAGATAAGATCCTTTTGGATGCTTCGAGTAATGGCTCTTTAACAAAGTACAAAATGGCGGAGGAAGCTTGGCAACTTATTGCTGATTTAGCCGAATCTACCCAACATGCAAGACAAAGAAACAATCATCCAAGGGCTATCAATGAAGTTTCCTCTAATGAGCATGCACTCACCAAGACCTTAGGGGAGATGACCACCATTCTCAAGCAAATCCATcttaatcaacaacaacctcctCCACAACAACAATACCAAATGGTAGCTCTACAAAGAGCATGTGGAGTTTGTGCTTGCAACTCTCATTATACGATGAATGTTCGCAACTCCAAGAGGACAATACCTTGGCAGCCACCAATGCTTACTTCAACCATTCCAATCAAGGCCCCTATCAACAAGGGGGTAATTATAACCAAGGGTGGCAAAACCAAGGTTGGCAAGGCAATTCCAATCAAGGGTGGAGAGATAGTTCAAATCAAAGAGGAAACAACAA GGCAACGGGAGCTTCAAACCACACTTCACTCTACCCTTCCCGCACTCACCTCTACCCTCCAAGAGCTTATATCTCGTATGGCTCCACCTTCTACCAATAACAAAAGCACCTTCCAACCTTCAAGCTCAAGTtcactcccctctcaaccattgcCCAACCCAAAGGGTAGCATCAATGCCATCTCTTTAAAGTCTGACACCAAACTACAAGAGAGTAGTTCCAAGGAATCAAAGGCAAAGGAGGCTATTCtcgatgaagacattgttgaggTGGAGGATGTGGATGATGAGAAAGAAGTTCAAGAACTTGTGGAAGAGGAAGTCGCTCAAACAAGAGAAAGTGGTCCCAAGGAGGAAGATGCTTTAAAGGAAGCCATGCCAATTCCCTTTCCAGCTTTGGCAAAGAGGACCAAAAAGCAAGTGCAGCTGAATCCCAAGATGGTGGatatcttcaaaaaggttgaggtaaccattCCCCTTTTTTACGCTATTCGCCAAGTTCCTAAGTatgctaagtttctaaaagatttatgcCTGAACAAGGAAaagattaatgaattagaaactattcctttggGTAGCTCAATTTCTGCTTTGATGGGTGCTATACCGGAGAAATGTGGTGATCCCGATCCTTGCTTAGTTTCTTGCACTATAGATGATGTTGAATTTGTGGATTCTATGTGTGATCTTGGTGCTTGTATGAGCATTATAACTTTGTCTATTTACAATGAATTGGACCTTCCACCATtgaaaaggtcggcagctcgttttgtttTAGCCGACAAGAGCATTATTTCTGTGGCCAGTATTGCTGAGAATGTCTTAGTGAGCATCAAAAGATTAACCTTACCGATTGATTTTTACATCCTTGAGATGCCCTCTAATGACTCCGGGAAGCCATCATCCATTATATTAGGGAGGCCTTTCTTGAAGACTTCTAGGTTTAAGCTTGATGCATTTTCAGGCACTTACTCTTTTGAGATTGATGGTAGAATG TGTGTTTTGTTAGAGGAAGATGAGAAAATTGGGCCGGAAGAAGTGAATACTGATGTAGACTTCATCCAACCTCCTAAATTTGATGTGTTTGATAATGAAGAAGGCTTAGAAGAGGTTGATGAAGGGTGGCTACAAAATGTTGAAGTGGACTTTACCCAACCTcccaaatttgatttgattgatggtGAGGAAGTGGTGGACAACCAAGCAATGAAGGTCCTAATGCAAGAATGTAGAAGAACAAATTCACCCCAAGAGCAATTTGAATAG